Proteins from a single region of Nitrospirota bacterium:
- a CDS encoding radical SAM protein, which produces MAVKIEKISAKSALKRSHVKGVDYFLNPYSTCTNGCRYCDTNSSGYGDTWGEGINLIKINCAEVLKRELPTAERGVVRISPQADPYQPAEGRYKITRNCMEALVPYQFPVELFTKSPLILRDIDVLSQLETLEVGITITTDSDMVRRAFEPKASPIAVRINILKALHEVGINTCVKIDPLLPMNPERLAEKVRLYTDKVIISHSNSVSNKTLHLYKELGYTQWADKNFVKDVLERLKESLQGLI; this is translated from the coding sequence ATGGCAGTAAAGATTGAAAAAATATCAGCTAAATCAGCACTGAAGCGGAGCCACGTAAAAGGAGTTGACTATTTTTTAAATCCATACAGCACTTGCACCAATGGTTGCAGGTACTGTGACACAAACAGCAGTGGCTACGGTGATACGTGGGGAGAAGGTATTAACCTCATTAAGATAAACTGTGCTGAGGTGTTAAAGCGGGAGCTGCCAACTGCTGAGCGCGGCGTCGTCAGGATAAGCCCACAAGCTGACCCGTATCAGCCGGCAGAGGGCAGATACAAAATCACAAGGAATTGTATGGAGGCACTTGTCCCGTATCAGTTCCCTGTTGAATTATTCACCAAATCTCCACTGATACTCAGAGACATTGACGTACTTAGCCAGTTAGAAACACTGGAGGTTGGAATAACCATCACAACAGACAGCGACATGGTACGAAGGGCATTTGAGCCTAAAGCATCTCCCATAGCTGTGCGCATAAACATTCTTAAAGCGCTTCATGAGGTTGGCATTAACACATGCGTAAAGATTGACCCGCTTTTACCGATGAACCCGGAAAGACTGGCTGAGAAAGTACGTTTATACACAGATAAGGTAATCATAAGCCATAGTAACTCCGTGTCAAATAAAACGTTGCATCTGTATAAGGAATTAGGCTACACACAGTGGGCAGACAAAAACTTCGTTAAGGATGTTCTGGAGAGGTTAAAAGAAAGTCTGCAAGGCCTTATCTAA